Below is a window of Georgenia soli DNA.
GGCTCGATCACCATCCCACAAGTCGGCGTCGCACTTAGGTTTCTCGCGTAGCAGTCTTCTTTCGGATAATGATAGAGATCAGCTGGCACGGTTACTTTGACAAGTGTGACTCCGTTATCATCAACGATGGTCGACTCACGTCCGGGGAGCGTCTGCCCCGTGGCCGTGCCCCACGCGTACACAATGTGCGCCGATTCATCAGGGCTGGCCCCGACCGGAGAGGCGGTAGCCCACGCGAACGCGACACCCAGAGCACCGAGTAGTGCGATCACTGAAGCTTTCATCCGCTATACAACCCTTTTTAGAAATTTTGATTGTCGACCAAACGGTCGCAGGAAGCGTCCCGGTTACGCGGGAACAGAACACACAGCAGTCATCGACGCCGTGGAGTCTACATCCCGTGCCGTGCCCGCCGACTACCTCGCTACCTGCATGCGCGGTGAAGAACCCATTAGGTGGGCACGCCACCTACGGGAGAAACCCGCACGCCAGGAGGCAGCACTTCGGCTCAGCCGAACCGCTTTCGCACCGTCTTCACGGTCTTGTCTAGAACCGCGCGAGTTCCCCCCGCTCGGTAAACGCGGTGCGCCGTCGCGGCCTTCACCATTAAGGGGTGGCGAAGCAACGAGCCTGGCAGGCGCGATGTTGCCCCCGGGACAGCGTACGGCTCAACAAACGCCTCCGCGGCGGACAGCGGCTCGTCGTCCGCCACCTCCGTCCACTCAGTGGACCTCCGCCGGGAGCCGTGCAGGCGCACGTGCTCCGCAGCTGCGAGAAGGTTCGCCAGGTAGACCGGGCCCTGCACGTGCGGGGACCAGCGCAGGAGTGCCTCGCGCCGCGCCTGGGTGCCCATGCGACGACGGAGCGCAGCATCGTCGAGCAGCGCGAAAAGAGCCGCCGCCCAGTCGTCGCCAGTCTTCGCCAGAATGCCCGTCCGACCAGAATCGATAGCCTCGCGGAACGGTTCAGTCGAAGACGCAACGACCGGGGTCTCGACGAGGGCTGCCTCCAGCCACTTGATCGCGGACTTCGCCTCGTTGAACCGGCTGTCCTGAGTCAGCGGTGCCAGGCACACGTCGACGTCGCGGAGAAGACCCGGCAGCTCGAGCCAAGGCGTGAACGGGAGCCGTTTGACGCGGTCAGCCACCAGTTCAAGAGCCGGCGTGGGCTGGAGATGGCCACCGAGCCACAGTTCGATGTCCGGTCTTTCGCGCATGACGCGCAGGACCGACGGTTCCACTGCTGCCCAGTCCGCGTCGTGCGTCGTCGTGCCGGAGAAGTATCCGATACGCAACGGACCCTCCGCCCGCGTCCGCCGCAGCGCGTCGTCGCTCGCCTGGGCGAGGAGTGTGCCGACGCCGTTGTTGAAACGACGGGCGGGCAACCCCGTGGTTGCGGTCGCGTGGCGGCACAGCTCCGCCGTGGAGCCGATGAACATGTCCGTGGCCTCCATGGTGGTGCGGTAGCGCGCCACGCCGTGCCACCACAGATCCACCTCAGCCTGCGGGAGCGATGCGAGCCCATGGACCTCGTTCTTGAGGTTCGGGTCGAAGATCAGGTCATCGACGTCATAGAGCACGGGTATCCGGCGCTCGCGCCGTCGGATGGCGTCGATGAGGTCGAGCACCTGGAACGTCGCGGGCACGCGGTAGAACACCACGGCGTCCGCACGCTGCACGAGCGTAACGAGCTCAGGGTCGCGGTAGTGGCGCACCTCGACTTCGAGACCAAGCATCCGCAGGGCCTCGGCGGGCAGATGCGCGCGGTACCGCAGAGGGGCTCCCTGGATCCCGACGACAAACACAACCCGGCGCATGATTTGCAGCTCGGCCGACCGGAGCAGCGAGTCGTCGGCCTCGGGCTCGACGTCTCCTGCCGGCAGGGCAAGCTCAGCGTAGAGGTCGACCAGTCCTCTTGCTTGGTCCGCGAAGGGGCGGATGGGGGTCGCGGATCCCTGATTCGTGAGCATGCGCGCAGCCGTCGGCTCGGATACGAGCAGCCGTAGCGCCGCGGCCAGCGCTTCGGCGTCGCCTGCCGGCACCACCAGTCCGTTGCGTCCGTGGTCGACGGCCTCCTCAGGTCCTAGCGTGTCGGAGCAGACGACCGCCAGGCCAGCGTCGAGCGCCTCCCGAGTCAGAATGGAGTGCGACTCTCGCATGATCGACGGCAGGACGAGAATTTCGTGCTCCGAGAGCACGTCGCTCAGTTCCTCAGGGCGGTAGGCCGGTTGCAGCCTCACCTGCGGCGGCAGCCCGGGAGGACGGCGGTCTACCCCGTAAACGTCAAGACGCCATCCCGGTATGCCTGTGAGATCGCCGACGGCCTCCGCGAGGACGTCGAACCCCTTCATCGGGTCCGCTCCGCCCGCGAACATCAGTCTCAGCGGACCGTCAGCCGCCTCGGGGACGCCGGCCGGGTCAGCCCTCCGGGCCACTTCGTCCGG
It encodes the following:
- a CDS encoding glycosyltransferase, whose product is MRVVQVSAHFPPNFVSGGTLVPHRIADAVAKAGHESYVYAGHLDDSRTPLETWTDVLESGVTVRWIVTTPWTAWSDPRNSLNPDVEADFRNWLADTRPDVVHLHSLQTLGGSLVRAAKESGAQVVVTMHDFWWFCARQFLATSDYRPCSLVVDCGTCACAVDHSWLRARNDNLMPFLQYADAILAPSASAARVFIANGVPAEKVRVDENGLPDEVARRADPAGVPEAADGPLRLMFAGGADPMKGFDVLAEAVGDLTGIPGWRLDVYGVDRRPPGLPPQVRLQPAYRPEELSDVLSEHEILVLPSIMRESHSILTREALDAGLAVVCSDTLGPEEAVDHGRNGLVVPAGDAEALAAALRLLVSEPTAARMLTNQGSATPIRPFADQARGLVDLYAELALPAGDVEPEADDSLLRSAELQIMRRVVFVVGIQGAPLRYRAHLPAEALRMLGLEVEVRHYRDPELVTLVQRADAVVFYRVPATFQVLDLIDAIRRRERRIPVLYDVDDLIFDPNLKNEVHGLASLPQAEVDLWWHGVARYRTTMEATDMFIGSTAELCRHATATTGLPARRFNNGVGTLLAQASDDALRRTRAEGPLRIGYFSGTTTHDADWAAVEPSVLRVMRERPDIELWLGGHLQPTPALELVADRVKRLPFTPWLELPGLLRDVDVCLAPLTQDSRFNEAKSAIKWLEAALVETPVVASSTEPFREAIDSGRTGILAKTGDDWAAALFALLDDAALRRRMGTQARREALLRWSPHVQGPVYLANLLAAAEHVRLHGSRRRSTEWTEVADDEPLSAAEAFVEPYAVPGATSRLPGSLLRHPLMVKAATAHRVYRAGGTRAVLDKTVKTVRKRFG